In Drosophila pseudoobscura strain MV-25-SWS-2005 chromosome 4, UCI_Dpse_MV25, whole genome shotgun sequence, the following proteins share a genomic window:
- the LOC4817557 gene encoding uncharacterized protein yields the protein MKYFALISILVLVLASMCLAPAAASFCPCDLKTVKTEVCGSNGVTYKNRCEFECTQRDYKKLGRNLNIRKEGPC from the coding sequence ATGAAGTACTTTGCTTTGATATCCATCCTCGTCCTGGTGCTGGCCTCCATGTGTCTGGCTCCGGCGGCGGCCAGCTTTTGTCCGTGCGACCTCAAGACGGTGAAGACGGAGGTGTGCGGCTCCAACGGGGTCACCTACAAGAATCGCTGCGAGTTCGAGTGCACACAACGCGACTACAAGAAGCTGGGCCGCAACTTGAATATCAGGAAGGAGGGGCCTTGTTAG
- the Mal-B1 gene encoding maltase 1 gives MGFGKIIALAVSVGLVVCFVQGGPSKKEQKALEEKNNWWKNEVFYQIYPRSFQDNDGDGIGDLPGVTSRLEYLKETGITAIWMSPIFESPMVDFGYDISNYTNIHPEYGTLDDFDALIAKANELGIKVILDFVPNHSSDKHPWFAKSIAREDGYEDFYVWENGTLLENGTRVPPNNWRSVFSGSAWEWNDEREQYYLRQFTYAQPDLNYRNPAVVQAMDDTLQFWLNKGVAGFRIDAIIYIYEDIQQRDEPLSGTTSDPNSYDYLDHIYTKNQDEGYGLLQHWRQLLDNYSAINEGPLRIMMTEGYAPLTKLMDYYEDAQGVQGPQFPFNFDFITELNANSLAADFVFFIERWLIYMPRGHVANWVMGNHDNPRVASRFGAQSVDAMNMLMMTLPGIGVTYNGEELGMIDYRDISWEETVDQPACEAGIDNYKWISRDPERTPMQWSDEANAGFSNASATWLPVHPNYKELNLRNQQQAQRSHYKVYQSLLKLRQLSALKNGAFIPEVVNRRVFAFKREIKGQNTLLTIINVKNQTEQVDISDFIDLPNRLHVLVAGVDSEHRAGERLSPEAIALAPYEGLVIQLSKRK, from the exons ATGGGTTTTGGGAAGATAATTGCCCTAGCGGTGAGTGTGGGTCTAGTTGTGTGCTTCGTGCAGGGAGGACCGTCGAAGAAGGAGCAAAAGGCGTTGGAGGAGAAGAACAATTGGTGGAAGAACGAGGTGTTCTACCAGATCTATCCGAGATCCTTCCAGGAcaacgatggcgatggcattGGCGATCTGCCAGGCGTCACCTCAAGGCTGGAGTACCTGAAGGAGACGGGCATCACGGCCATCTGGATGAGTCCCATCTTCGAATCGCCCATGGTGGACTTTGGCTATGACATTTCCAACTACACGAACATTCACCCGGAGTACGGAACCCTGGACGACTTCGATGCACTGATAGCGAAGGCCAACGAGCTGGGCATCAAGGTCATCCTCGACTTTGTGCCCAACCACAGCTCCGACAAGCATCCCTGGTTCGCCAAGTCGATCGCCAGGGAGGATGGCTACGAGGACTTCTACGTCTGGGAGAACGGTACTCTCCTGGAGAACGGCACTCGCGTGCCGCCCAACAACTGGCGATCTGTCTTCTCCGGCTCTGCGTGGGAGTGGAACGACGAGAGGGAACAGTACTACCTGCGTCAGTTCACCTACGCCCAGCCCGATCTGAACTACCGCAATCCGGCCGTGGTCCAGGCCATGGACGACACTCTGCAGTTTTGGCTGAACAAAGGAGTCGCTGGGTTCCGCATCGATGCCATCATCTACATCTACGAGGACATACAGCAGCGGGACGAGCCCCTGAGCGGCACCACCAGCGATCCCAATTCGTACGACTACCTCGATCACATCTACACGAAGAACCAAGACGAGGGCTATGGCCTCCTGCAGCACTGGCGACAGCTCCTCGACAACTACTCGGCCATAAATGAGGGTCCTCTGAGGATTATGATGACCGAGGGCTACGCCCCCCTGACGAAGCTGATGGATTACTACGAGGATGCGCAGGGCGTTCAGGGACCACAGTTTCCCTTCAACTTTGACTTCATAACCGAACTGAATGCCAACTCCTTGGCGGCGGACTTTGTCTTCTTCATCGAGCGATGGCTGATCTACATGCCCCGTGGACACGTGGCCAATTGGGTGATGGGCAATCACGATAATCCCCGTGTGGCCTCGCGTTTTGGTGCCCAGTCCGTGGATGCCATGAATATGCTGATGATGACGCTGCCTGGCATCGGTGTGACCTACAAT GGCGAAGAATTGGGCATGATCGACTACCGTGACATTAGCTGGGAGGAAACTGTGGACCAACCCGCCTGTGAGGCTGGCATCGACAACTACAAGTGGATCTCCCGCGACCCTGAGCGCACGCCCATGCAGTGGAGCGACGAGGCCAATGCCGGATTCTCCAATGCCAGCGCCACTTGGCTGCCCGTCCATCCCAACTACAAGGAGCTGAATCTCCgcaaccagcagcaggcccagcGCAGTCACTACAAGGTCTACCAGTCGCTCCTGAAACTGAGACAGCTGTCGGCCCTGAAGAACGGAGCCTTCATACCTGAGGTGGTGAATCGTAGGGTGTTTGCTTTCAAGCG TGAGATCAAGGGCCAAAACACTCTTCTGACCATCATCAACGTGAAGAACCAGACGGAGCAGGTGGACATTAGTGATTTTATCGATTTGCCCAATCGGCTGCATGTCCTCGTCGCTGGTGTCGACTCCGAGCATCGTGCGGGCGAGCGTCTCAGTCCCGAGGCCATCGCTCTGGCACCCTACGAGGGTCTGGTCATTCAGCTGAGCAAGCGAAAATAA